Genomic window (uncultured Hyphomonas sp.):
CGGGCGTTTCGGCTTCAGTTTCTGCGGGCGTTTCAGCGGCAGGTTCTTCTGCGGGTGCTTCGGCGACCGGCGCAGCCTCCGGCGTCTTGCCGTCCATCAGGTCACGGATCCAGGCGCAGGCTGCGCCGGCGGTGGAGACCTCGATGTCCGGCACGCTCTTGTCGAGGCGGCGGGCGAGCAGGCGCGCCTGGTGCGCGGTCAGCGATTTCAGCTGAGCCTCGAAAATGTCCTTGCCGACGGCGTCGCGCAGGGCGCGCATGACCTCAACCGTCTGCCCGGCGGAGATCATCAGCTTCTTGGTCAGCAGGCCGGCCGCGGCGGCGTATTCCTTCTCGCCGAGCGCGCTGAACGCCATGGAGAGGAGGGATTTCAGCGCCTCGGCGCCGGCCTTGTGTGCGTCGCCGCTCATGCCAGGGCCGCTTTCACTTCGGCCAGCAGATCCTTGATCACGGGCAAGGCGCCATCGGCCCATTTTGCCTCGATCGTCGGCTCGGGGCCGAGCTCGATCGGGTTGGTGGCGAAGCCCGATTTCATCGGGATGATGGTCTTGAACATGTCGAACTCGGCTTCCTGTGCCGCGGCCGCTTCGCGCATCGCGTTGAGGACGACCTGTTGGTGGGACGAGTTATCATAACGGGTCGCCAGCACCATGGGGAGTCTCTTCACATCGCGGTCGCGCAGGCCTTCCATCACATCGCCGGTGAACAGGTCGAGGCCGAGCGTGGACATGAAGTCCGGAATGGTGGGCACGATCACGAGATGGCTGGCGGCCAGCACGGATTCGGTCATGGTGGAGATGCCGGGCGGGCAGTCGCACAGGATGACGTCATACTTCGCTTTGAGCAGGTTGAAGTCGTCGCGCAGGCGCCGGCCGACCTGGTTCTCCAGGGCCTGCATGGAATAGCCCTGCTCGGTGAGATGGTAGATCAGTTCTTTCTCGGTCTTGCGCAGGCGCGGGCTGGAGGGGATCAGGTCCAGCGGCAGCGGCTTGCCGCCCGAGGTCACGTCCGAGGCGTCGGTGACGATGAATTCCGACAGGCGCTTCTGCTCGTTCGCCTCGAAATTCTCCAGCAGCCAGTCGGAGATGGTGGCGTAGTCATTGATCGCCTGGAAGAGGTGTTCGTCGCCCTCATGTCCGAAGACGAGCAGGGAGGCGTTGGCCTGCGTATCGAGGTCCACGACCAGCACGCGGCGGCCCTCTGCGGCAAAGGCTTCGGCCAGGCTGACCGTCGTGGTCGTCTTGCCGACGCCGCCCTTGGAATTGGCAATAGAAATGACGCGCGCTGACATGGCTGCAGCTCCTCAACCCCTTGAACCGGAACCTTGGAATCAAAGCAGATTTGCGCGGCGGTGGCTACGCCCGAACGCTGCTGTTCTGTGGGACAATTCAGCGCCTCTCCGACAGGGTTTATCAGAAAATCCGTTGTAAAGATTGGAATATTTGAAATCCAATCCTCCGGAGGCGCCTGCATCTTAACTTACAGTCATCAGATGACGGAGGCGATTGCGGCGGCATGGCGTGGAACTGGAGATCCGGAAAAAACAGGCATGAGTCGAAATCGGCTCCACCGCTGGTAGCCCTGACGGGGCCGGGCGGCCCGAACTGGGGCGCGCGGGACGGCGCAGCCCTGACGCGGGACGGATATCTGCGCAACGCCGTCGCTTATCGCTGCATCCGCATGGTGGCCGAAGCGGCCGCCTCCGTGCCGCTGGTGACGGCGCACGAAGCCGCCGCCCGCCTGATCCGCAAACCGGCGCCGGACGTGGCTGGCCCGGCCTTTCTGGAAGGCGTCTACACACAGCTACAGCTGCACGGGAATGCCTTCATCGAGGCCGTGACCCTGCCGGGCGGACCAGACGATGAGGGGCCGGGCATCGATGCGCTCTACGCCCTGCAGCCGGGCCGCGTGCGCCCCATCACGGACGGACGCGGCTGGGCCGAGCGCTGGGCAGTGCGGGAACGGCGCGGAGAAAGAATGCTGCCGCGCGAGGCGGTGCTGCACCTGAAACTCTTCCACCCTCAGGACGACATTCTCGGCCTGCCGGCGCTGGCCCCGGCGCGCCGCGCGCTGGACCTGCACAATGCCTCCGCCGACTGGGCCAAATCCCTGATCGACAATTCCGCCAAGCCCTCCGGCGCGCTGATCTATGGCGGCCATGGCCGGATGCCGCCCGACCAGTTCGACCGGCTGAAGCAGGACCTCGACGCGCTCTATTCCGGCGCGGCGAATGCCGGGCGGCCGCTGCTGCTGGAAGGCGGGCTCGACTGGCGGCCGATGTCGCTGTCGCCTGCGGACATGGATTTTCTGGAGGCGCGCAACAGCGCCGCGCGGGAGATCGCGCTGGCGCTGGGCGTGCCACCGCAACTGCTGGGCATCCCGGGGGATAATACGTATACGAACTACAAGGAAGCGAACCTCGCCTTCTGGCGCATGACCGTGCTGCCGCTGGCCGAGAAGATGGCGGCGTCCTTGTCGGTCTGGCTGGACGAGCCGCTGGGCGGGGACGTGGAAGTTCGCTGCGATCTCGACCGCGTGCCGGCGCTCTCTGCCGAACGGGAGGCGCTGTGGGCGCGGCTGGAGGCGGCTTCCTTCGCGACGCCGGACGAGAAACGCAAACTGGCGGGGCTCGGCTGATGGAGATCGAAAAGAAAGTCACCCTCGGCCTGATCGTTGCCATCCTGGTCCAGACCGGCGGCGCGCTGGTCTGGGCAGGCTCTGCCGCCGAACGCATCCGCGCCGTGGAGACGGAACTGGATGACCGCAAGATGGTCTCCGAACGCCTGGTGCGCGTTGAAGCGCAGCTGGAATCCGTCAGCGGACAGCTGAACCGGATCGAGCGCCGCATGGAGGCGCGCGATGAGTGAGTTGTTGATCGAAGGCTATGCCGCCCTGTTCGGGATACCGGACCAGTCGGGAGACGTGGTGCGCGCGGGGGCGTTCGCGCACACGCTCCGGTCCGGGGCCGCCCTGCCGATGTTGTTGCAGCATCGGCAGGGCGCGCTGGCCGGGCGCTGGACGCGGGTCATTGAAGACGGGCGGGGCCTGTTGATGCGTGGGCTGATCGAAAAGCCGGGCGTGCAGCAACTGGTGCGCGGCGGCCTCAGCGGCCTGTCCATCGGCTTCCGTCCGCGCCTGTGGAAGCCGCTGCCCGGCGGCGGACGGGAACTGATCGAGGTGGACCTCGTGGAAGTGTCGCTGGTGCAGGCGCCGATGCAGGCGCGGGCACGATTCACGGTGATGGAAACAGTCGCGGCACATGCCGCGTGAGGATTGGTGAAGGAGACAGAATGACCAAGGAAACCAAGATGGCAGGCGGCAACAAGGCGGCGGAAGCTGACCTGATAGCGGCGTTCGAAGCCTTTCGCGAGGCGAATGATGCGCGGCTGGCCGAGATTGAATCGAAAGGCGTAAGCGATCCGCTGACGGATGAGCGGCTCGCCCGGATCGACCGGCGGCTGGAGGCGCTGAGCCTCAAGATGGCGCGGCCGGAGGCGGGCGCGGCCCCTGCGGCAGAGCCAGACGCCCGCACCGAAGCCTGGGGGCGCTACCTGCGCCAGGGCGATGACAGCGGTCTCGCCAAGCTGGACGTGAAGGCGCTGAACACCGGCACCGACGCGCAGGGCGGCTATGTCGCCCCGCCCGAACTGGACCGCCTGATCGAAGCGCGTCTTCTGGCGGCGAGCCCGATGCGCCAGATCGCGACCGTGCGCCAAACCTCTGCCGGGACGTATCGCAAGCCGGTCAGCCTCGGCGCGGCGGCGAGCTGGGTGGCTGAGGAAGGCGCGCGGACGGAGACGACGCATTCCGGCCTTGCCTTGCTGGAATTCCCGGCGGGCGAACTCTACGCCATGCCCGCCGCGACGCAGGCCTTGCTGGAGGATTCCTATGCCGACATTGACGCCTGGCTCGCCGATGAGGTGGAGAACGCCTTTGCCGCGCAGGAGTCCGCGGCCTTCGTCACCGGCAATGGCGCGAACAAGCCGAAGGGCTTTCTCGATTATGAGATTGTCGCCGAGGCGAGCCATGTCTGGGGCAAGGTCGGGTCGGTCGCCGGGGACTTTGGCGCCGCCAACGCCGCCGACCAGCTGATCGACCTGATCTACACGCCGAAAAGCCAGTTCCGCGCCAATGGCCGCTTCGTGATGAACCGGCGCACGGTGGCCGCCGTCCGCAAGCTGAAGGATGGCGACGGGCGATACCTGTGGCAGCCGGGCACGGGCGGCGATCCGGCCACGATCCTCGGCTATCCGGTGACGGAAGTCGAAGACATGCCGGACATCGGCAGCGGCAATGCGGCCATCGCCTTTGGGGATTTCCGCCGCTTCTACCTGATCGCCGACCGGCAGGGCGCGCGCGTGCTGCGCGATCCGTTCAGCGCCAAGCCTTACGTCCTGTTCTACACGACCAAGCGCGTGGGCGGCGGCGTGCAGAACTTCGACGCCGCGAAGGTGATGGTGTTCTGATTTTTGTTTTGCTCGGGCGCGGCTCCTCGCTGCGCTCGGGCGCCCTGTGCCTTGCTTGTGCGGGCACGCCCTCATTCACATTGGAAAGGAACCAAACATGTTTGAATCTGTCATCGTCTCCATCATCCGCCAGGCCGCGCTGCTGACCAAGGCGCAGCAGGACGAGTTCACCACGAAAGTGGCCGAAGCCGTCGCCACCCTGATCAATTCGACCGAGACCGAAATCGACGACGAACTGATCCGCAGCGTCGGCCTGCCGATCGGCTCGGCGGTCGTCGAGAAACTGGGAACGCTGGTCTAGCGGCTTCCGCATCGCCGCTTCGCCTTTCGGGGCGGAGTGGCTGCCGGAGCAAGACCACAAGCAACGCGCAGGCGCAGGCGCGCCGTCGTCAGGCGGCAACAGCGCTGAGCAAGGAAAAGAAAATGAGCAATCTGACGGTGATCACACCGCCAGCGGAGGCGGCTTTGTCTCTGGCTGCGGCGAAAGACTATCTCCGCATCGGGCATGACGGGGAGGATGGGCTGGTCGCGGCGCTGATCCCGGCGGCAGAGGCGCGGCTGGAAACGGCGGGCGGCCTGGCGCTGGTGACGCGGACGGTGAAGCGCAGCTGGGCATGCTGGCCAGCGGGGATGCGCCGCGGCGGTCTGCGCCTGTTGCCCGCACCGGCAAGCGCGCTGGTGGCCGTAGAGATCGTGGACGCCGAGGGCACCGCGGAGACGGTCACCACGCGCTTCCAGCTGGAGGGCGGGCGGCTGATGCTGAAGCCCTTCGCGGCCTTGCCGGGCATACCGCTCGGCGGGCGCGTGGCGGTGACGTTCGTGGCGGGCTATGGCGCGGCGGCGGATATGCCGGAGGATCTGGTGCAGGCGCTGAAGCGGCTGGTTCTGGTGGCCTATCAGCGCGGTGAAGGCGCAGACCTGCCGGAAGATGTCGCGGCCATTCTGAACGCGCGCACCGAGGTGCGGCTGTGAGCGGGCGGGCAGAGGAGGCTGTGCAGGCGGCGCTGATGGCGCTGCTGCGCAGCGACGCGGATGTGAAGTCCGTGTTCGGAACGCCCGCCCGCGTGCTCGACGCGGAGAGCGAGGAACCGCTCTATCCCTACGCGCTGATCGACCGGCACGAGACGAGCCCCGCCGGGGCGAGCCTTGTGGATGGGCTGGAGCATCGCATCACGCTGGCCTGCTACTCCCGCGACTATGGCGTGCGCGGCGCGAAACAGTGCCTGTCTACCCTGCGCGCAGCGGTGGAGGGCGCGGACTGGGCGGTGGAGGGGCAGCACGTGGTGCTGTCGCAGGTCATCTTCGCGGACGCCATGCGCACGCCGGACAAGCGCGCCTTTCGCGGCGTGGTGCGGATACGGATCATTACAGAGGAGGCAGCCTGATGGCGGGGCAGAAAGGCAGGGATATCCTGCTGAAGATTTCAGACGGGGTGGGTGCTTACGTCACGCTGGCGGGCATCCGTGCGAGCCGGATCCAGCTGTCGGCCGCCCTGGTGGACGCTACCAGCGCTGACAGCCCGGAGGCGTGGCGGGAATTGCTGGCGGGCGCAGGCGCGAAGGCGGCGAAGGTCACCGGCCGGGGCGTGTTCAAGGATGCCGCCAGCGATGCGCGCATGCGGGCGGTCTTGTTCGCAGGCGAGGCGCCGGACTGGCAGTTCATCCTGCCGGATTTCGGCACGCTGGCAGGGGCGTTCCAGGTGAGTGAACTCAGCTGGAGCGGCGAGCATGACGGCGAAGCAGAATTCTCCGTCACGCTGGAAAGCGCTGGTCTTGTCAGCTTTGAGGCGATGCCATGAACGCGGCGCGGGGAGAGACGGCTCTGGCCATCGGCGGCGTGCGGCGGCGCCTGTGCCTGACGTTGGGCGCACTGGCGGAGATCGAAGCGGCCTTCGGCTGCAAACGGATGAGCGAGCTGGACGCGCGGCTGCGCAGTCTTTCCGCCGCAGACCTGACGCTTGTGCTGGCGGCCCTGTTGCGGGGCGGCGGGGAGGATGAGGCCGCCGCCCGCCTCGGCAGTGCGGACGTCTCTCCCGGTGCAGCGGCCCGGGCGGTGGCGGAGGCGTTCCGGCTGGGGCTGGCGGCGTAATGTTTCCGTGGAGGGACATGTTGCGCGCGGCGCTGTCGGCCGGGATCACGCCGGACGCGTTCTGGCGCCTGTCCCTGCGCGAATGGCGCTGGCTGGCGGGTGAGCGCGGCGACGCGATGAGCCGGGCGCAGCTCGCGGCGCTGATGGGGGCCTATCCGGATGGAGAAGAGGAATGAATAATTTCGAACAGGATCTTGCCTCGGCGGCCGATGCGCTGCAGGCGCTGGCAGACGGGCCGGGGGTAGAGGCGGCAAGCGCGCTGGAGGCGGCCTTCGGGCAGGCGGGCGCGCGCATCGAAGCGACGCTGACGCAGGCGGCGCGCAGCGGCGAGCTGGATTTCCAGCGCATGGCCGATGCCATCCTGCGCGACATCGCGCGGGTGGCCGCCGAAGCCGTGTTCAATGGCGGGCCGTCCTCCTCCGCCCTGAACGTCAACATGAACTTTGCGCAGGGGACGGAACAGTCCGCTGTCACCGGACGCAACGCCATTGGCGCCGTGCTGGCGCGTCTGGTCAGCCAGGGAGGGCGGTTCCTGTGAGTCTCAGCAATTTTCATGAAGTGAATTTCCCCGTGCCACTGGCGCTGGCAGCAAGCGGCGGGCCGGAGCGGAAGACGGAAGTCGTCACACTGGCGAGCGGAGCGGAGGCGCGCAATGCGCTGTGGGCAGGTAGCCGCCGCCGCTGGGATGTGGGCAGCGCGGTGACGCGGCTGGACACGCTGCAGACCGTGGTTGCCTTCTTCGAGGCGCGTGGCGGGCGGCTGAACGGGTTCCGCTTCCGCGATGCGCTGGATGATCGCAGCTGCGCGCCCGGCGCCGCGGTGAGTGCCACCGATCAGGTGATCGGTACGGGCGACGGGGTGACGGACACGTTCCAGCTGGTGAAGGCCTATGGCGGCTACGCCCGGCGCATCCTGAAGCCTGTGGCGGGCAGTGTGGTGGTCGCGGTGGATGGCGCCCCCGTGTCTGCGAGCGTGGACGCGGCAACCGGGCTCGTCACGCTGGAGGCGGCCCCGGCAGAGGGCGCGGTGGTGACGGCAGGCTACCGGTTCGATTGCCCGGTCCGGTTCGATGCCGACCGGCTGGACGTGAACCTTGAAGCCTTCGGCGCAGGCCGTGTGCTGAGTATTCCCCTGATTGAGCTGGTGGGCTGACACATGCGTCTGATGACAAGTGAATTTGCCGCGCGGCTGGCGAGCGGCGCGACGACGACCTGCCTGTGCTGGCGGCTGACACGCGGCGATGGCTTCGTGCTGGCCGCGACGGAGCATGACCGGGCGCTGCTTGTGGACGGGGTGACCTATTCACCGGGCGGGGCGCTCAGCGCGGGCAGTTTCACGCAGAGCGCCGGGCTGCAACCGGGGCAGGCCGCAGCAGGCGGCGTGCTGGCCGATGAGGCGATCACCGAGGCGGATCTGGCCGCGGGCCTGTGGGATGGCGCACGCGTCGATGTGCTGCGCGTCGACTGGGAGCGTCCGGACCTGTTCGTGCAGATCTGGAGTGGGCGCCTCAGCGAGGTGACGCGCGGGCCCGGCGGGTTCGAGGCAGAACTGGTGTCTCTCAAGGCGGATCTGGAGCGGCCCGTGGGGCGGGTCTATGCGCGGGCCTGCGATGCGGTGCTGGGCGATGCACGCTGCGGCGTGGATACGGGCGGTTTTCCGGGGCTCACCTGCGACCAGCGGTTCGCGACCTGCCGGGACGTGTTCGGAAATGAAGAGAACTTCCGGGGCTTCCCGCACCTTCCGGGGGCGGAGTTTGTGCTGGAAGGCCCGGCAGCGACGGGCAATAATGGGGGCAAGCGATGACACGATCAGAAGTAGTGGCCGCCGCGCGCGGCTGGATCGGTACGCCGTACCGGCATCAGGCGAGCCTGAAGGGCGCAGGCTGTGACTGCCTTGGCCTTGTGCGCGGCGTGTGGCGGGAACTGGTGGGGCCAGAGCCGGAAGCCGCGCCCGCCTATTCGCCCGACTGGGCCGAAGCGCTCGGCGAAGAGACATTGCTGGAAGCCGCGCGGCGGCATCTGACCGAAGTGCCGGTAGGCACAGCGGCGGCGGGCGATGTGCTGTTGTTCCGCATGGCGGCAGGCGTGCCGGCGAAACATTGCGGCATCGCGACCGGCGAAGGCACGCTGGTGCACGCCTATTGGGGGCGGGCGGCGGTGGAGACGCGGCTGGTGCCGTGGTGGCAGCGACGGGTGGTTGCGGCGTTCCGCTTCCCGGGCGTGGAGGATTAAGGCATGGCGCAGATCGTATTGTCTCAGGCGGGCGCGGCGCTGGGGCGGCAATTGTTGCCGCAGGGATTGAAATTCCTTGGAACGCAGGTAGCGGGCGCTGCGATCGGCCGGGCGGCGGGGGCATTGGCGGGCAGTCTGATTGATGCGCGGCTGGCCCCGCCGGTGGACGGGCCGCGTGTGAAGACGCTGCCGGTGATGGAATCGCGCGAAGGCGTTGGCATTCCCTCGGTCTATGGGCGCATGCGGGTGGCCGGGCAGGTGATCTGGGCCTCAAGGTTTCGGGAGCATCGCACGACGCAGTCCAGCGGCAGCAAGGGCGGCCCCCGCGTGACGACCTATGATTATACGGTGAGCCTCGCGGTCGCGCTGGGCGAAGGCCCGGTGCTGGCGGTGCAGCGCGCCTGGGCGAATGGCGAGGCGTTCGACCTGTCGCAGGTGACGCATCGCCTCTATCGCGGGGACGAGACGCAGGACGCCGATCCGCTGATCGAAATGATCGAGGGCGCGGCCCCGGCCTATCGCGGCACGGCCTATATCGTGTTCGAGGATCTGCCGCTGGACGATTTCGGCAACCGCATCCCGCAGCTGAGTTTCGAGATCATCCGTGTGCCGCCGGGGGGTGACACGCCCGGGCTGGAGGCGTCTGTTCCCGGGGTGAACATCATTCCGGCGTCCGGCGAGTTTGTCTATGCAACGCAGATCGTGCGCGAGCACCTGCGCCGGGGGCAGGAGCGGGCGCTGAATGCAAATTCCGGTGAGGCACGGGCGGACTTCCTCGTCTCGTTGGATCAGTTGGAGGCAGACCTGCCACGTGTGAACCGGGCGGCGCTGACGGTCGGCTGGTTCGGCACGGATGTGGCGGCGGGGAGCTGTCAGATCCATCCGGGCGTGGAGACACGGGAACGGGTGACGGTGCCTCAGGGCTGGCGCGTTGCGGGCATCGACCGGGCGGGGGCTTATGTCGTCTCGCGCGATGAAGACGACCGGCCGAATTATGGCGGCACGCCGTCGGATGAATGCGTGAAGCAGGCCATTCGGGAGATGACCGCGCGGGGCATCGCGGTAACCTTCTCGCCCTTCCTGTTCATGGACAGCGAAGGCTTTCCCTGGCGCGGACGTATCGGCGTCAGCGCGGATGGGACGGCAGCGGCGCGCAGCGAGATCGAAGCCTTCGTCAACGGGGCGGCGGGCTTCCGGCGGTTCATCCTGCACTATGCCAATTTGTGCGCGGCGGCGGGCGGCGTGGAGGCGTTCCTGATCGGCAGCGAGATGGTGGGGCTGACGCGGGTGCGCGATGAGGCTGGGGCGTTTCCGTTTGTGGAAGCGCTGGTGGCATTGGCCGCAGAGGTGAAGGCGATCCTGCCGGGGGCGAAGGTGTCTTATGCGGCGGACTGGACGGAGTATGGTGCCTATGTGCCGCCTGACGCCAGCGGCGATGTCCTGTTCCCGCTGGACGATTTGTGGGCGAGCCCGAACGTGGATTTCGTCGGGATCGACTGGTATCCGCCCATGGGCGACTGGCGCAGCGGGACGGATCATCTCGACGCGCTGGCCGGGTATGAAGGGCCGGATGATCCGGACTATCTCACCTTCCAGATCAGCGGCGGCGAAGCCTATGACTGGTACTATGCCAGCCAGGCGGACCGGGACGCGCAGGTGCGTACACCGATCAATGACACGGCCCATGGCGAGCATTGGGTGTTCCGCGCGAAGGATCTGGCCAGCTGGGCCGGGAATGCGCACTATCCGCGCCCCGGCGGGGTACGGGCGGCGGCGCCGACGGGCTGGGTGCCGGGCGCGAAGCCTGTGCGTCTGAGTGAGATCGGCTTTGGCGCAGTGGACAAGGGCGGCAATGCGCCGAACCTGTTCTATGATCCGAAGAGCACCGAGAGCGCCCTGCCGCCATACTCCAGCGGATCGCGGGATGATGTGTTCCAGCGTCAGGCGCTGGCGGTGACGCTGGCGCATTGGGAGGCGAGCCCGCTTGTGGAGGCCGCGATGGTGTGGGCGTGGGACGGGCGCCCGTTCCCGGCCTGGCCCCTGCGCGATGATGTCTGGGGCGACGGAGCCAACTGGGCCCGCGGGCACTGGCTGAACGGGCGGGCGGGCCTTGCCACGCTGGGCGATGTGGTGCGGGACATCTGTGCGCGCGGCGGCGTGGAGACCGTGGAGACAGGGGCGCTGGATGGCGTCGTGCAGGGCTTCGCGCTGGACGGCGTCTACAGTGTGCGCGGCGCGCTGGAGCCGCTGAAACTGGCTTTCGGCTTTGAGGCTGTCGAGCGGGACGGCGCGATCGTGTTCCGCATGGAAGGCGATGGGCCGGTCCATGAGATCGACAGTGGGCGGATCGGCGAGGACGGCCTCTCTGCCACCCGCCACCTGCTGGATAAAGCGCCCGGCCGGTTGCGCCTGCAATTTGTCGACGGGGCGGAGAGCTTCGGTCCGGCACTGGCGGAAGCGCGCCGGGCGGGGGGCGACATGCGGCTGGTCGCCGATGCGAGCCTGCCGCTGCTGCTGTCCTCGATTGAGGCGGAGGAGATTGCGGGGCGGCTGCTGGCCCAGGCCACGCAGGCTGAGACGGCGGAGATTACGCTGCCGCTGTCCGGTCTTGCGGTGGAGCCGGGCGATGCGGTGCAGCTGGATGGCGGCGCGCTGTGGCGGGTGGATCAGGTGGTGGACCGGGGCGCAGAACGCGTCCTGTCGCTCAGGGAAGACCCGCCGGAAGCGAACCGGGTTCGCGCGGTCGGGACGGGCGGCGTCCCCGCGCCAGCGCCTGTGTTCGGCGGCGTGGACCTGATCCTTGCCGACGGGCCGCGCCTTGCCGGAGAGACATCCGGCTTGCGTGTCGCTGCCTGGGCCGATCCCTGGCCGGGGGAAGTCACCATTCTGGCCGGGCCGGACGCAGGTACGATGACAGAGCGGGCGAGGCTGACGCGTCCGGCCGTGACGGGGACGCTCACCGAAGCTGTCGACGCGGGGCCGGTCGGCCGGTGGGACCGGGGCAACATGCTCCTTGTGGAAACATCCGGCGGTTTTGCCAGCCTGCCATGGGCGCAGGTGCTGTCAGGCGGCAACATGCTGCTTCTGGAAACGGGCGAAGGCTGGGAACTGATTCAGTTCGAGACGGCAGATCTGGTGGGGCCGGACCAATGGGCCTTGTCGGGTCTCCTGCGCGGGCAGCGGGGCAGTGTCAGTGCGGCCGCTGAGGCCGGGGCGCGAGTTCTGCTGCTGGATGGCGCGGATGCGCTGGCGGCGGTGTCACCGGATGAGATCGGCGTGGCGCTGGACTGGCGCGGGCCGCAGGATGAGCCGGTGCCGGTCTCGTTCGCGGACGAAGGCGGGCGCCCCTGGCCGGTTTGCCATCTTCGCACATTGGACAGGCAGCTCAGCTGGGTGCGCCGCGGTGCAGACCTGCCGGAGAGCTGGGCTCTGCCGGAGGGCGACAATGTCGGCAAGTTCGCCGTCGAATTCGATACGGGCAGCGGTTTTACAGGCGAGACCCGGCTGGAAACGCCGTCGGCTGCCATCCCGGCGGGGGCAGTTACGGCGCGTGTCGCTGAAATCGGCGCAGATGGCCGCACCGGCCCATGGGTTTCAATCCCCCTCGGGACACCTTAACTGTATGGCAGAAAATGATTTACCAGAAGGATCCGACTCACTTGGCCATCGACCCCTATATCGTGCTCGGCGTTCCGCGCTCGGCGACGGAGGCCGAGATCAAGAAGGCTTACCGGGCAAAGGCGAAAGCCCTGCATCCGGACCAGCACAAGGATGATCCGAAGAAGGCAGAAGAGTTCAAGCGTGTCTCGGCGGCCTACGAAATCCTTGGCGACAAGGAAAAGAAGGCCAAATTCGACCGCGGCGAGATCGACGGCGACGGAAACCCGACCGGATTTGCCGGCGGGGGGCATGCCGGCGCCCATCCCGGTGGCGGCGGGTTCCGCTGGCAAAGCACGTCCGGCAAAAGCCCGTTCGAAGGCGCACAGGGCGACCCGTTTGAAGACATTCTCTCCGGCATGTTCGGCGGTGGCCGGTCCCGCCGGGGCGGACCGGGGCCGCAAAAGGGCCGCGATGTCCGCTACCGCGTGCAGGTCGAATTCGAGGATGCCGTGCTTGGCGCGCGCCGCCGCATGACCATGGCCGACGGCCGGGCGCTCGACGTCAATATTCCCGCAGGTATCGATTCCGGACAGACACTGCGTCTGAAAAGCCAGGGCCAGCAATCGCCTTATGGCGGCCCGCCCGGCGACGCGCTGCTCGAAATCGAGGTGCGTCCATCGAAGATCTGGGAGCGGGACGGCAAGGATCTGCGCATGAAACTGCCCATCGGCCTGAAAGAGGCGGTGCTGGGCGGCAGCGTGGAAGTGAAGACGCCGTCCGGCCATGTGACGCTGAAAGTGCCCGCAGGGTCCAATACCGGCGCGCAATTGCGCCTGAAGGGCAAGGGCGTGAAGACCTCGCCGCCGGGAGACCTTTATGTCCGGCTGGAAATCGTCCTGGAAAACCCCAAGGATGAAGGCCTGCGCAAATGGGCGGAGAAGTCCTGACGCCTGCTCATGTCCGCCACAGGGTTGATCGCCATTAGCCGTCTGGCAGGCCGATCCGGCACTGAACGAAAGTAAACGGTATCGTTCACTTCACATTCAGAGCTGCGCCCTTATACGGCAGGGTATGAAACGGATTGCTGCCCTTTTTCTGGCACTTGGCCTCGTTGTCGCGCCTGCCGCGTCCGCGCAGGGCTGGATGAACCAGTTCTCGCCCGGTCAGGCGCGCGATTCGCGCAATCAGGGGCGGACAGTGCCGCTCAGCCAGATTTTCAACAAGCTGAAGCAGCAATATGGCGGCTACCAGCTGAGCGCGGATCTGTACGACAAGGGCAATGGCAAATCGGTCTATGAGATCGACTGGATGACCAAGGACGGCCGCAAAATGCATTTCGTGGTCGATG
Coding sequences:
- a CDS encoding PepSY domain-containing protein produces the protein MKRIAALFLALGLVVAPAASAQGWMNQFSPGQARDSRNQGRTVPLSQIFNKLKQQYGGYQLSADLYDKGNGKSVYEIDWMTKDGRKMHFVVDAQTGAILDRRGA